The nucleotide sequence GTAATCATCTCACGGCGTGGTCCCACATAGTAGCCCTGCAGCGTCTCTTCGTTCTGCAAGTAGGTGGCATCGCCATAGAGCCAACAAAGTTCGTTGATTTCCGCGTCGGATAATGCATGATTGACTTCTGTGGCAATCACGCTTTTGGACTGAGTTCTGAAGAAAAGAATCATAGTCTGTATATAAAATTTGGTGTTACTTCTGTTTGCAAAGATACGATATTCTTTGGATATACTGCCCTTTTGTCCAGTGTTTTTTAGTCTTCTTAGGTATTATAAATCTTCAAGCTCTATTTTGTTTGGAATTATGCTGTTGAAGTCGTAGTGGGAATTAAGGGCGAACCTTATTTTTGCGTAACTATGAAGCTACTTTCCTTATCTTTCTGATGTGTATTTCTAATGGTTTTCCAAGTCACTTTCCCCGTTGTAAAAACTCTTTTAGGCATAGCTTATTCAGCAGCTTTTCTATAGTTAAAAGTACTCTTCTGCCCTTTCATCAAGGTGTGGATTAGACCCCATCGAACAGCTGTCGCGAATTTCTTTTCATGAAGATAATTATTTTTTTTCATGAAGAAAAATATTTCTTTTCATGAAAATAATTTCTTTCTTTCGTGAAAATAATTCTGTACTTTAATGATTTTGGTTGACTCCTTTTGGTCTTTTTTACTAATTGTAGACTGGTCTAAAACTTATTTAGTAGTAGTTGTTGATACTATGTCTTTATTTCTGTAATTGTGTATCATAATATATTGTAGAACATGGCTATATAAGATGTTATTTTACCATCTTCAACGTTACTTCTTTTTGAAATAACACCTTGTTGTGGTTTGATATATTTTTTTTCTAATACATTTTAGTAATCAAAATGATACGTAATAAAAAATAATTTTCAAAATATTAGGTTTTTCAAATTTAATTTATATCTTTGCCATGTTTGTTGTTGGAATTTGCCGCTTGACTTAACTTAGTAGTACTGTGTGTGCATTCTACAACACGATGAAATATAGGTAACTAATCGTTACTCTTCTTTTTTTGAAATATTGTGAGCTAAATAAAATAGAACTGTTTTACGTCAAATATTTATTAACCTAATGATGTTGAAAATAATGAATGCAAGATTACTTAAAGTTTTGTTTGTACTTTTGGTTTGTTGTTCATCTTTACATGTGAAGTCTGAACCTATTGTTAAATTTAAACCCAAAAGTGATAAAGTTGTTTTTCGTTATAGTGGATCAAATGTTAAAATAACGGGTGCTGAGAAAGAAAAGGACTACAAAGGATATACTATTTACAAAACTACTCCTGGAGTAGATGTTGTATTGACTGGTGATTTGAGATCATTTAATTGTGATTCTCCTATTATTTTAGGAGAAAGAATATCTTATCTTGAAATAAGGGATTGTCCAAATTTGTCCGAAGTAATTTGTTCTAACAATTTTATGTCAGATTTAATTATAGAGAATTGCCCTAAGTTGAGGTGGCTTCAGATATGTAAGAATCAACTTAGGGGTGAAGTCTTTGACCGTTTAGCTTCCTCTCTTCCACAATGTGAAAATGGTGTATTCAGATTTTTGAACCCATATTCTGGTTATAGAGGTGATGAACCTGTTTATGCGTATGAGAATAATTACATGACTGACGAGCAGGTACAAAAATTCCGTGATCGGGGTTGGGCACCAATGATATACGCATTTTATGACAAGAGGAAATGGGTTGATTACTCTGAGTTATATACTGTGTATACATGGGATGAGGTAGAATTTAAAACAAATATGGCACCAGGGACAGAGTTTGAAATCGGATTCCAGACTGTTTGTGCTCCATCGTATTTTGAAATGAATAATGTAACGTGTGCCGATTTAAGTAAACTTAATGCGGGTATACCCTCGAAACTGAAGTATACAGGAACTGGTGGCAGTTTTTCAGTGAAGGGAATCGTTATTAGAGGTATAACGATTAAGTCGGATGCTGAAATAACTTCTATTTCATGTTCAAATCCAGCTAATTTATATTATTTAACCTGTAACAATCAACCACTTAGTTCTATTGATTTAAGTAAGTATGAAAATTTGGAAAACTTGACTTTGAAATATAATTTTTTACAGGAGCTTGATCTCTCTAAACTCCCTAAACTTTACAACTTGACTTGTACTGGTAATTTGTTGACAGAGCTTGATGTTCGGAATAATCCAGACCTGTATTTCTTAAAGTGTGATGACAATATGATTACTTCTCTTGATATTTCTCAAAATAAAAGTTGGGTATGCTTAATGTTTCTCATAATAACCTAACTGAGCTGGATATTTCAAATAATCCGCGTTTGGAAGAAATTGGAATTGCTGTGAATAATATCAAGCGTGAGAAGATGGATGAAATTGTAAACCACTTAGTGCAGGCTCCTACAGGTAAAAAAAGATACCTCTATCCGTATGATACTCGATATGCGTCACAAGGATTCCCCGAGGGCAATGAGTGTAGTAAAGAAAGTATGAAGAAGGCTAAGGATTTAGGTTGGTTTGTGTTTACATTCAATGATAAGGGAAAGCGAATAGAGTTTGAAGGTACTGACATTGTCAATAGTATTGATATGATACAGGATGAGTCAGACACTATAGCAGAGATATACGATTTGCAAGGTAGACGTCGTGCGTCAATGGCTCGTGGTGTGAATATTGTAAAAATGAAAAATGGGGAAGTGCGTAAAGTTGTAAAATAAGGTTCTTCCAAAATATGGAGCGATAAAGTAAGCCTACTACATAATAAAGCACACAGAGAAACTCTAAGTTTCTTGCTACAGACCTAGAGTTTCTCTGTGTGACATTTTCAAATTTAATTTATATCTTTGCCATGTTTGTTGTTGGAATTTGCTGCTTGACTTAGTAGTACTATGGTGTGTGCGTTCTGCAACGCGATGAAAGAAGGGATAATTAATCGTTACTCTTCTATTTTTTGAAATATTGTGAGCTAAATAAAATAGAACTGTTTTACGTCAAATATTTATTAACCTAATGATGTTGAAAATAATGAATGCAAGATTACTTAAAGTTTTGTTTGTACTTTTGGTTTGTTGTTCATCTTTACATGTGAAGGCTGAACCTATTGTTAAATTTAAACCCAAAAGTGATAAAGTTGTTTTTCGTTATAGTGGATCAAATGTTAAAATAACGGGTGCTGAGAAAGAAAAGGACTACAAAGGATATACTATTTACAAAACTACTCCTGGAGTAGATGTTGTACTGACTGGTGATTTGAGTTCTTTTAATTGTAATTCTCCTTATGTTATAGGAGAAAGAATATCTTACCTTGAAATAAGGGATTGTCCACTTTTGTCCGAAGTTAATTGTGGCAATAATTTCATTTCAGACTTGGTTATAGAGAATTGTCCTAAGTTGAGGTGGCTTGAACTTTCAAAGAATCTGCTTAGAGGTGAAGTTTTTGACCGGTTGGCTTCTTCTCTTCCACAATGTAAACAAGGTGAGTTGAGGTTTTTGAAACCAAATACAGGTTATAGAGGCAAGGCGTCATATTATACGTATGAGAATAATTACATGACCGATGAACAGATACAGAAGTTCCGTGATCGGGGCTGGACGCCAAAGATATTTACATATCAAGCTGGTGACAAATGGGTTGATTATTCTGAGTTATACACAGCGTATAAATGGGAAGAGATAGAATTCAAAACAAACATGGCGCCAGGTACGGAGTTTGAAATAGAAATACAGACAGGCACTGCTCCTTCGTATTTTGAGCTGAAGAATTTAACGTGTTCTAATTTGTATATGCTTAATGCCCCCGTGCCCTTGAAAATGAAGTATACCGGAACTGATGGGAAATTCTCTGTGAGAGGAATTTGTATCTCAGGCTTCGAAATTGGCACCGAAGCAGAGATTACGGACTTTTCGTGTTCAAATCCCGCCAGCATGATCTATATTTCCTGTAACAATCAGGCGCTTTCATCCATTGATTTAAGTAAGTATGAAAATTTGAAAGACTTGACTTTGAAATATAACTTTTTACAGGAACTTGACCTTTCCCAACTCCCTAAACTCTACAACTTGACTTGTACTGGTAATTTGTTGACAAGACTTGATGTTAGGAATAATCCAGACCTGCATTTCTTAAAGTGTGATGACAATATGATTACTTCTCTTGATATTTCTCAAAATAAAAAGTTGGGTATGCTTAATGTTTCTCATAATAACCTAACTGAGCTGGATATTTCAAATAATCCGCGTTTGGAAGAAATTGGAATTGCTGTGAATAATATCAAGCGTGAGAAGATGGATGAAATTGTAAACCACTTAGTGCAGGCTCCTACAGGTAAAAAAAGATACCTCTATCCGTATGATACTCGATATGCGTCACAAGGATTCCCCGAGGGCAATGAGTGTAGTAAAGAAAGTATGAAGAAGGCTAAGGATTTAGGTTGGTTTGTGTTTACATTCAATGATAAGGGAAAGCGAATAGAGTTTGAAGGTACTGACATTGCCAATAGTATTGATTTTGTAAAGGATGAAGCTGATTCTATAACAGAAATCTATGATTTACAAGGACGACGTCGTGCGTCAATGGCTCGTGGTGTGAATATTGTAAAAATGAAAAATGGGAAAGTGCGTAAAGTCATAAAATAATAGAATTATTATTTCACGTGTTTTTAAAGGGGGCATAAGGTTGGAGTTATTCTCTGGTCTATCTTATGCCTCCCCCTTAAATGACTTGTAAATAGAGATTTCTTTTATTTTGTCTTCCAATAGTTTATTCTGTATAATTTCATCAAAAAGTTCCATTAATTGTAAGTTTCAGGTTAAAAATGTCTAAACTCATTATACAACTATTTGTTTTACACGTCTTTATAATATCTTTGCAATAGATATACCGCATTCTGTGAAATGAGGTTAGTTTTGTGTACCTGTTTGCGTCGTTTTTATATAATAATGTGAGCGGGTTTCAAAACAGTAGAACTGACTTCTTTTTACGTTATGTTAGGAAGAATCTATTACAAGTAGAATAATAACCAAAATAAAATAGTAAATATGAAAAAGAGTCTTTTTATCGTAGCTTTGGCGTTGGGTACACTTGCATTTAGCAGTTGTGCCAGCAAGAAGGATTTGGAGAATTGTCGTACAGAGAATAATCAGTTAACGGCAGATTATCAGAATGCTAAGGAAACGATTGCAGCCAATAACGCACGTATCAAGAGCTTGGAGGATCAGTTGGCTCAGGCAAGAGAGAGTGCTGCTGCGTTGCAGGGTAGTCTTGATAACAGTTTGAGAAATGCCAATTCAAACAATATCAACATTTCTAAACTTGTTGATCAGATTAACGAGAGTAATCAGTATATCCGTCACTTGGTTGAGGTGAAGTCTAAGAGTGATTCTTTGAATATGGTGTTGACAAACAATCTTACTCGTTCTTTGAGCCGTGAGGAGTTGAAGGAGGTTGATGTACAGGTTCTGAAGGGTGTTGTTTATATCTCTTTGGCTGATAACATGCTTTATAAGAGTGGTTCTTATGAGGTGAATGATCGTGCTGAGCAGACATTGAGCAAGATTGCTAAGATTATCACTGATTATAAAGATTATGATGTCCTGATTGAGGGTAATACTGATAATGTGCCTATCAATACATCTGCTGACAAGATGAAGAATATCCGTAACAACTGGGATCTCTCTTGTTTGCGTGCGGCTTCTGTTGCACAGTATCTGCAGGATCGCTTCGGTGTAAATCCTAAGCGTTTGACTGCTGGTGGTCGTGGTGAGTATAACCCACTTGCTACTAATGATACTGAGTTGGGTAAGCAGCGTAACCGTCGTACACAGATTATCATTACTCCAAAGCTTGATCAGTTCATGGATCTCATTGGTGAGGCTCCAGAGACAAAGGCTGCAAAGTAATATGTAAATGAGTATAAGCTTTCTGTTCTTGATGTTTCAGTGAATGATTTATTTACAGTATTGATAGAGTAAGAATCGCTGAAATTTATAAATCTGTATCTTGTCTATACCATCTTGACAAGATACAGATTTTGGTTTTTATATGTCCAAAGGGAATAATTGCGGATCTTACATTTAAGATTTTGGTGCATTGATTGCTCTTGGACACATATATAATAATGTGTATTGAGACTATTTTAGCGAAGTCTATAATATATTTTGCGTTTAAAGGAGGCTTTTGTGTTATGAGTCTTTGATGTGGCTTGCCCTCTTTTTATAGGGTAGGGTTAATTATAATGGTGTTCTGGTTGGTTTTTTAATTGATTTGTATCAATATTGTGGGTTAATTTTAAGTTTTTTGAAAAATAATTCTCAAAACATTTGGTGGGAAAAGAAATTCTCTATACCTTTGCACTCGCTTTACAAAACTCGCCACCTGGCGCTTTGACTAAAGCGATAAAGAAAGAGTTCTTTGAAAAGATTTACATAAACAGAGAAGTAGTACAAGAAGCGTTTGTTTGATTTTATATCAAATAGATGGGTAAAAGAAACGAACCGATCAATTCCTTGTTCTTGCTTTTGAGGCACTGCCTCAAAATTTAAGTTCAAGCGAAAAGGTGCTTTTTAAACTTAAATTCTAAGGATAAGCGTTCTGAAACAGAGATTACTCGGTGACGTGTTTGGGAGTGGTGGTATTCATTACCACCTATCACCCCTCATTCATCACCAACACATATTTTACAATGGAGAGTTTGATCCTGGCTCAGGATGAACGCTAGCTACAGGCTTAACACATGCAAGTCGAGGGGAAACGGCATTGAGTGCTTGCACTCTTTGGACGTCGACCGGCGTACGGGTGAGTAACGCGTATCCAACCTTCCCATTACTGTGGGATAACCTGCCGAAAGGCAGACTAATACCGCATGGTCTTCGATGACGGCATCAGATTTGAAGTAAAGATTTATCGGTAATGGATGGGGATGCGTCTGATTAGCTTGTTGGCGGGGTAACGGCCCACCAAGGCGACGATCAGTAGGGGTTCTGAGAGGAAGGTCCCCCACATTGGAACTGAGACACGGTCCAAACTCCTACGGGAGGCAGCAGTGAGGAATATTGGTCAATGGACGTAAGTCTGAACCAGCCAAGTAGCGTGCAGGATGACGGCCCTATGGGTTGTAAACTGCTTTTGTATGGGGATAAAGTCAGTCACGTGTGATTGTTTGCAGGTACCATACGAATAAGGACCGGCTAATTCCGTGCCAGCAGCCGCGGTAATACGGAAGGTCCAGGCGTTATCCGGATTTATTGGGTTTAAAGGGAGCGTAGGCCGGAGATTAAGTGTGTTGTGAAATGTAGACGCTCAACGTCTGACTTGCAGCGCATACTGGTTTCCTTGAGTACGCACAACGTTGGCGGAATTCGTCGTGTAGCGGTGAAATGCTTAGATATGACGAAGAACTCCGATTGCGAAGGCAGCTGACGGGAGCGCAACTGACGCTTAAGCTCGAAGGTGCGGGTATCAAACAGGATTAGATACCCTGGTAGTCCGCACAGTAAACGATGGATGCCCGCTGTTGGTACCTGGTATCAGCGGCTAAGCGAAAGCATTAAGCATCCCACCTGGGGAGTACGCCGGCAACGGTGAAACTCAAAGGAATTGACGGGGGCCCGCACAAGCGGAGGAACATGTGGTTTAATTCGATGATACGCGAGGAACCTTACCCGGGCTTGAATTGCAGAGGAAGTATTTAGAGATAATGACGCCCTTCGGGGTCTCTGTGAAGGTGCTGCATGGTTGTCGTCAGCTCGTGCCGTGAGGTGTCGGCTTAAGTGCCATAACGAGCGCAACCCTTCTCTTCAGTTGCCATCAGGTAATGCTGGGCACTCTGGAGACACTGCCACCGTAAGGTGTGAGGAAGGTGGGGATGACGTCAAATCAGCACGGCCCTTACGTCCGGGGCTACACACGTGTTACAATGGCCGGTACAGAGGGACGGTGTAATGCAAATTGCATCCAATCTTGAAAGCCGGTCCCAGTTCGGACTGGGGTCTGCAACCCGACCCCACGAAGCTGGATTCGCTAGTAATCGCGCATCAGCCATGGCGCGGTGAATACGTTCCCGGGCCTTGTACACACCGCCCGTCAAGCCATGAAAGCCGGGGGTGCCTGAAGTCCGTGACCGCAAGGATCGGCCTAGGGCAAAACTGGTGATTGGGGCTAAGTCGTAACAAGGTAGCCGTACCGGAAGGTGCGGCTGGAACACCTCCTTTCTGGAGAGAATGTTTATCAATTTGACGAGTAACGCGTTTACAAGTGAACAAGTTTACATGTAGACGAGTTGACAAGTTAATAGAATAGAAAAAAGAAGTTAAATAGAACCTTGGTTCGTTTTCCTTCTTGTACTCACTGAAACTGTTTTAAGAATAAGAGAAAGGAAGTCTGGCAAAAGATGCCGCAGAGTTTCTTCCAACTCAGTCCTATAGCTCAGTTGGTTAGAGCGCCACACTGATAATGTGGAGGTCGGCAGTTCAAGTCTGCCTGGGACTACACATCGGCGCTAAGTCCTTGTGAACTGGGTTAAATTAGACTAAGACAATTTCTCTATCCCTTGGGGGATTAGCTCAGTTGGCTAGAGCACCTGCTTTGCAAGCAGGGGGTCAACGGTTCGAATCCGTTATTCTCCACTTTGCTGTTTTTTACAGCATACGATCTTTGACATATTGACACAAGCAAGACTGTAAAGTAGAACTATTCTTTCTTTAAATGGAAGAATTAGCATTCTAATTATTGAAGTTTTAAACTTCAAAATCTTTAGAATCACACAACAGCTGAAAGTATGAGCTACATTCTCTGTAAGGAATTACAGAGAAGGCGAAGAAAGTAAGAAAGGGCGCATGGCGGATGCCTTGGCTCACGGAGGCGATGAAGGACGTGATAAGCTGCGATAAGCCTTGGGTAGGTGCAAATAACCTTTGATCCAAGGATTTCCGAATGGGACAACCCATCAGGTTGAAGACCTGTTATCACTACAAATGTAGTGAGGCTAACGAAGGGAACTGAAACATCTTAGTACCTTTAGGAAGAGAAAATAAATAATGATTCCCCTAGTAGTGGCGAGCGAACGGGGAAAAGCCCAAACCTGCTTTGTGGCAACGCTTAGCAGGGGTTGTAGGACCACGCTGTCGTACTTAGATTGTGAGGAGAATGTTCTGGAAAGAACAATCATAGAGGGTGATAATCCCGTACCCGAAGCATGACGAGACGTAGTGGTATCCTGAGTAACGCGGAACACGTGAAATTCTGCGCGAATCCGCCGGGACCATCCGGTAAGGCTAAATACTCCCGTGAGACCGATAGTGAACGAGTACTGTGAAGGAAAGGTGAAAAGCACTCCTATTAGGAGAGTGAAATAGTTCCTGAAACCATGCGCCTACAAGCGGTCGGAGCCGCGTAAGCGGTGACGGCGTGCCTTTTGCATAATGAACCTACGAGTTACCATGTCTGGCAAGGATAAGTGTCATGAGACATGCATCCGCAGTGAAAGCGAGCCTGAATAGGGCGTCAAGTCAGATGGGGTAGACGCGAAACCAAGTGATCTACACTTGCCCAGGTTGAAGTCCGGGTAACACCGGATGGAGGACCGCACGGATAAGCGTTGAAAAGCTTCCCGATGAGGTGAGTGTAGGAGTGAAAGGCCAATCAAACTTGGAGATAGCTCGTACTCCCCGAAAGGCATTTAGGTGCCGCGTGCGATGATCTCCATAAGAGGTAGAGCGACCGATAGGTCAAGAGGGCTTCACCGCCTATCGAGACCTGACGAACTCCGAATGCTTATGGACTGCAATCGTGCAGTAAGGGGGCGGGTGCTAAGGTCCGTCCCCGAGAGGAGAAGAATCCAGACCGCCGTCTAAGGTCCCGAAATTCTGTCTAAGTTAGTCTAACGAAGTCTGGTCCCCGTGACAGCTAGGATGTTGGCTTGGAAGCAGCCATTCATTCAAAGAGTGCGTAACAGCTCACTAGTCGAGGGTCCGGGCATGGATAATAATCGGGTATAAGTCAGATACCGAAGGCGCGGGATAGTAATGTATATTAAAAGTATCGGTAGGGGAGCATTCCATCGACGTTGAATGGTGAAGGTAACTGATCCTGGAGTTTATGGAAAAGCAAATGTAGGTATAAGTAACGATAAAAAGGGTGAGATTCCCTTTCGCCGAAAGACCGAGGTTTCCCGGGCGATGCCAATCAGCCCGGGGTTAGTCGGGTCCTAAGTCTCAGCCGAATGGCGAAGGCGATGGCAGATGCGGTTAATATTCCGCAACTCGTATGTTCAGTGATGTGGAGACGGAGCAGTGACACTGCCGCGCCCTGACGGAATAGGGCGTTTAAGTGTGTAGGTTATGATAGTGGCAGGCAAATCCACCACTTGAGCTGAACCACGAAAGTACAACACTTCCTTCGGGAAGAGTTGAGTGCAGGTAATCATACTTCCGAGAAAATCCGCTAAACTTAATGTTCATACGACCCGTACCGCAAACGGACACACGTGGTCGGGTAGAATATACTAAGGCGTTGAGAGATTCATGGTTAAGGAACTAGGCAAATTGACCCCGTAACTTCGGGATAAGGGGTCCTCATAGCAATATGAGGCGCAGAGAATCGGTCCAGGCAACTGTTTAACAAAAACACAGGGCTGTGCAAACTCGAAAGATGAGGTATACAGCCTGACACCTGCCCGGTGCCGGAAGGTTAAGAGGAGATGTCACCAGCAATGGGAAGCATTGAATTGAAGCCCCGGTAAACGGCGGCCGTAACTATAACGGTCCTAAGGTAGCGAAATTCCTTGTCGGGTAAGTTCCGACCTGCACGAATGGTGTAATGATCTGGACGCTGTCTCAACCATGAGCTCAGTGAAATTGTAGTATCGGTGAAGATGCCGATTACCCGCGATGGGACGAAAAGACCCCGTGAACCTTTACTACAGCTTAGCATTGACCTTGGTCATCCGATGTGTAGGATAGGCCGGAGGCTTTGAAGCGGGTGCGCCAGCATTCGTGGAGCCATCCTTGAAATACGGCCCTTTGGCTGTCTGAGGTCTAACACGCAGATAGCGTGGACACTGCTTGGTGGGTAGTTTGACTGGGGTGGTCGCCTCCAAAAGCGTAACGGAGGCTTCCAAAGGTGCCCTCGGGCCGATTGGTAACCGGCCTTATAGAGTGCAATGGCATAAGGGCGCTTGACTGGGAGGCAGACATGCCGAGCAGGCAGGAAACTGGGGCATAGTGATCCGGCGGACGTGTATGGAAACTCCGTCGCTCAAAGGATAAAAGGTACTCCGGGGATAACAGGCTGATCCCCCCCAAGAGCTCATATCGACGGGGTGGTTTGGCACCTCGATGTCGGCTCGTCACATCCTGGGGCTGGAGAAGGTCCCAAGGGTTGGGCTGTTCGCCCATTAAAGTGGCACGCGAGCTGGGTTCAGAACGTCGTGAGACAGTTCGGTCTCTATCTATCGTGGGCGTT is from Prevotella melaninogenica and encodes:
- a CDS encoding leucine-rich repeat domain-containing protein, coding for MNARLLKVLFVLLVCCSSLHVKAEPIVKFKPKSDKVVFRYSGSNVKITGAEKEKDYKGYTIYKTTPGVDVVLTGDLSSFNCNSPYVIGERISYLEIRDCPLLSEVNCGNNFISDLVIENCPKLRWLELSKNLLRGEVFDRLASSLPQCKQGELRFLKPNTGYRGKASYYTYENNYMTDEQIQKFRDRGWTPKIFTYQAGDKWVDYSELYTAYKWEEIEFKTNMAPGTEFEIEIQTGTAPSYFELKNLTCSNLYMLNAPVPLKMKYTGTDGKFSVRGICISGFEIGTEAEITDFSCSNPASMIYISCNNQALSSIDLSKYENLKDLTLKYNFLQELDLSQLPKLYNLTCTGNLLTRLDVRNNPDLHFLKCDDNMITSLDISQNKKLGMLNVSHNNLTELDISNNPRLEEIGIAVNNIKREKMDEIVNHLVQAPTGKKRYLYPYDTRYASQGFPEGNECSKESMKKAKDLGWFVFTFNDKGKRIEFEGTDIANSIDFVKDEADSITEIYDLQGRRRASMARGVNIVKMKNGKVRKVIK
- a CDS encoding OmpA family protein, with amino-acid sequence MKKSLFIVALALGTLAFSSCASKKDLENCRTENNQLTADYQNAKETIAANNARIKSLEDQLAQARESAAALQGSLDNSLRNANSNNINISKLVDQINESNQYIRHLVEVKSKSDSLNMVLTNNLTRSLSREELKEVDVQVLKGVVYISLADNMLYKSGSYEVNDRAEQTLSKIAKIITDYKDYDVLIEGNTDNVPINTSADKMKNIRNNWDLSCLRAASVAQYLQDRFGVNPKRLTAGGRGEYNPLATNDTELGKQRNRRTQIIITPKLDQFMDLIGEAPETKAAK